From one Bacteroides intestinalis DSM 17393 genomic stretch:
- a CDS encoding M20/M25/M40 family metallo-hydrolase, which translates to MKKYCILALFCCLSYLAAAQSPVEKGLESINRTSAEAYIGFLAHDELQGREAGYHGSKVAAQYIASLLQAMGIQPLGDSYFQPFEAYRRERQKRGKLEVHPDSITLFKREVHQKLSMTNILGMIPGKNTSEYAIVGAHFDHLGIDPALEGDQIYNGADDNASGVSAVLQIARAFITSGKQPERNIIFAFWDGEEKGLLGSRYFVQTCPFISQIKGYLNFDMIGRNNKPQQPMHVVYFYTEANPTFGKWLKEDIKKYNLQLEPDYRPWDNPIGGSDNGPFAKAGVPIIWYHTDGHPDYHQPSDHADKLNWEKIVEITKASFLNAWNLANEKEY; encoded by the coding sequence ATGAAGAAATACTGTATCCTGGCTCTATTCTGTTGCCTTAGCTATCTGGCAGCAGCACAAAGCCCTGTAGAGAAAGGACTGGAAAGCATAAACCGGACATCTGCCGAAGCATATATCGGTTTTCTGGCTCACGATGAATTACAAGGGCGGGAAGCCGGATACCATGGTTCAAAGGTAGCTGCCCAATATATTGCTTCATTGCTTCAGGCAATGGGAATACAACCATTGGGAGACAGCTATTTTCAACCTTTTGAAGCATACAGAAGAGAACGCCAGAAAAGGGGAAAGCTAGAGGTACACCCCGATTCAATAACCTTATTCAAAAGAGAAGTACATCAGAAGCTCTCTATGACGAATATACTGGGAATGATCCCCGGTAAAAACACCAGTGAGTATGCTATTGTCGGTGCGCACTTTGATCATTTGGGAATAGATCCTGCTCTTGAAGGTGATCAGATTTATAATGGTGCTGATGATAATGCTTCCGGTGTGTCAGCCGTTCTGCAAATAGCCAGAGCATTCATTACCAGCGGCAAACAACCGGAACGAAATATTATTTTTGCCTTCTGGGATGGTGAGGAGAAAGGATTATTGGGTTCCAGATACTTTGTACAAACCTGTCCGTTCATTTCGCAAATCAAAGGATATCTGAACTTCGACATGATAGGTCGCAATAATAAGCCACAACAACCCATGCATGTAGTTTATTTCTATACGGAGGCCAATCCGACTTTTGGAAAATGGCTAAAAGAAGATATAAAGAAATACAACCTCCAACTGGAACCCGACTATCGTCCATGGGATAATCCCATAGGCGGTAGTGATAACGGTCCTTTTGCTAAAGCGGGAGTTCCTATTATCTGGTATCATACAGATGGACACCCGGATTACCATCAACCCTCTGATCATGCAGACAAACTGAATTGGGAGAAGATAGTGGAGATAACCAAAGCATCCTTTCTGAATGCCTGGAATCTGGCGAACGAGAAAGAATATTAA
- a CDS encoding Maf-like protein — protein MLDNLKKYKVILASNSPRRKELLAGLGVDYEVRTLPDVDESYPETLQGADIPLYIAKEKADAYVAMMQPGELMITADTIVWLDGKVLGKPRDREDALQMLRTMSGRTHEVFTGVCITTTDWQRSFTAQTEVRFATLSEEEIAYYVDNFQPMDKAGAYGVQEWIGFIGVENISGSYYNIMGLPVQKLYRELLKV, from the coding sequence GTGTTGGACAATTTGAAAAAGTATAAGGTGATACTTGCTAGTAATTCTCCGCGAAGGAAGGAATTGCTTGCAGGTTTAGGTGTGGACTATGAAGTGCGGACTTTGCCCGATGTGGATGAATCATATCCTGAGACTTTGCAGGGTGCGGATATACCTTTGTATATCGCTAAAGAAAAGGCGGACGCTTACGTTGCCATGATGCAACCCGGTGAATTGATGATTACTGCCGATACAATTGTATGGCTGGATGGCAAGGTGCTGGGCAAACCCCGGGATAGGGAAGATGCTTTGCAGATGTTGCGCACTATGTCCGGGCGTACCCATGAGGTTTTCACCGGCGTATGCATAACCACTACCGATTGGCAGCGTAGTTTTACTGCACAAACTGAGGTGCGTTTTGCCACTTTAAGTGAAGAGGAAATAGCCTACTATGTAGATAATTTCCAACCGATGGATAAAGCTGGCGCCTATGGAGTGCAGGAGTGGATCGGTTTTATAGGAGTGGAAAATATTTCGGGTAGTTACTATAATATCATGGGGCTTCCTGTGCAGAAATTGTACAGGGAATTACTGAAAGTATAG
- a CDS encoding KdsC family phosphatase: protein MSTINYDLKKIKALVFDVDGVLSANVIPMSQDGEPMRTVNIKDGYALHLAGKQGLLLGIITGGRSEAVRKRFVALGIPSVDIYMSSSVKIHDYHDFRDRHSLKDEEILYVGDDIPDIEVMRECGLPCCPKDASAEVKAVSRYISYANGGYGCGRDVVEQVLKVQGLWMDDKAFGW from the coding sequence GTGAGTACTATCAATTACGATTTAAAGAAGATAAAGGCCCTTGTCTTTGATGTTGACGGCGTTTTAAGTGCTAACGTTATCCCGATGAGTCAGGATGGCGAGCCTATGCGTACCGTGAACATTAAGGATGGATATGCCTTGCACCTTGCCGGTAAACAGGGGCTGCTATTGGGCATCATAACCGGTGGGCGATCTGAGGCTGTTCGCAAACGTTTCGTGGCTTTGGGAATTCCTTCTGTGGATATTTATATGTCTTCTTCTGTGAAAATCCATGATTATCATGATTTTCGTGATCGTCATAGTCTTAAAGATGAAGAGATTCTTTATGTGGGAGATGATATTCCCGATATTGAGGTGATGCGTGAATGTGGATTGCCATGTTGCCCTAAAGATGCATCAGCGGAAGTGAAGGCTGTTTCCCGCTATATATCTTATGCTAATGGTGGCTATGGTTGTGGTCGGGATGTCGTGGAACAAGTCCTGAAAGTTCAGGGACTTTGGATGGATGATAAAGCATTCGGATGGTAG
- a CDS encoding Rossmann-like and DUF2520 domain-containing protein → MKRSVQDTPIVFIGAGNLATNLAKALYKNGFRIVQVYSRTKEAACALAQAVEAGYTTELSEVSKDARLYIVSLKDDAFVTLLPEIVAGKEDTLLVHTAGSIPMNVWEGKTSRYGVFYPMQTFSKQREVDFRVVPFFIESNSSEDTELLKAIASVLSEKVYEATSEQRRSLHLAAVFTCNFTNHMYALASELLKKYDLPFNAMLPLIDETARKVHELEPKQAQTGPAVRYDENVINKHLEMLAGEPEMQELYRLVSESIHRLHNK, encoded by the coding sequence ATGAAAAGAAGTGTACAAGATACGCCGATAGTCTTTATCGGTGCCGGAAACCTCGCGACTAATCTGGCTAAGGCTTTATATAAGAATGGTTTTCGTATAGTACAGGTCTATAGCCGTACAAAAGAAGCTGCATGTGCATTGGCGCAGGCGGTGGAGGCTGGATATACAACTGAACTTTCTGAAGTATCTAAGGATGCCCGGCTATATATTGTCTCTTTAAAGGATGATGCTTTCGTGACATTATTGCCTGAAATTGTTGCCGGAAAGGAAGATACTTTACTGGTACATACAGCCGGAAGTATTCCTATGAATGTCTGGGAAGGTAAAACGTCGCGTTATGGAGTGTTTTATCCTATGCAGACTTTCAGTAAGCAGCGCGAAGTTGATTTTCGCGTAGTGCCTTTTTTTATAGAGAGTAATTCGTCTGAAGATACAGAGTTGCTAAAAGCAATTGCTTCTGTTCTTTCGGAGAAAGTATACGAGGCAACTTCCGAGCAACGGAGGAGCCTGCATCTGGCTGCTGTGTTTACTTGTAATTTTACGAATCACATGTATGCCTTGGCATCTGAATTGCTGAAAAAGTATGATCTTCCGTTTAATGCCATGTTGCCTTTGATTGATGAGACAGCCCGTAAAGTGCATGAATTGGAACCGAAACAAGCGCAGACGGGGCCGGCTGTACGTTATGATGAGAATGTGATCAATAAACATCTGGAGATGCTTGCGGGTGAGCCGGAGATGCAGGAATTATATCGATTGGTTAGCGAGAGCATACATCGTTTGCATAACAAGTAA
- a CDS encoding nitroreductase family protein, with protein sequence MENFSELLKVRRSMRKFTDEELTQEEVVTLMKAALMSPTSKRTNAWQFIMVDDKELLEKLSHCKAQASQFIADAPLAIVVTADPLASDVWIEDASIASIIIQLQAEDMGLGSCWVQVRERFTASGMPSDEYVREVLDIPLQLQVLSVVAIGHKGMERKPFSEEHLQWEKVHINKYGGK encoded by the coding sequence ATGGAAAATTTCAGTGAATTGCTAAAAGTTCGCCGCAGCATGCGGAAGTTTACGGATGAAGAGTTGACGCAGGAAGAGGTGGTTACTTTGATGAAAGCTGCGCTGATGTCACCCACTTCCAAGCGGACAAATGCATGGCAGTTTATTATGGTGGATGATAAAGAGTTGCTCGAAAAACTATCACATTGCAAGGCGCAGGCGTCGCAATTTATTGCTGATGCACCGTTGGCAATTGTGGTGACGGCCGATCCGTTAGCGAGTGATGTGTGGATTGAAGATGCTTCCATTGCTTCGATTATTATACAGTTACAGGCAGAAGATATGGGCTTAGGCAGTTGTTGGGTACAGGTGCGCGAACGTTTCACCGCTTCCGGTATGCCGTCCGATGAATATGTGCGCGAAGTGCTTGATATTCCCTTGCAACTGCAAGTACTCAGTGTCGTTGCTATCGGACACAAAGGCATGGAACGTAAGCCTTTCAGTGAAGAACATCTGCAATGGGAAAAAGTTCATATCAATAAATACGGAGGAAAGTAA
- a CDS encoding GNAT family N-acetyltransferase: MPLKLTTYYHRSDIPELPGNNTFHSIELFHIYEATPGYTPLLIVASEAGRPFAKLLAAIRKSVRLFPPSIIKRCEIYGTGEYFDETVDKEFVFGEMLQRLTAEALREAFLIEFRNLENSLFGYKSFRKNHYFAINWLRVRNSLHSIEHVESRFSPSRIRQIKKGLKNGAEVREAHTPEEVRAFSQMLHHVYSSKIRRHFPSRVFFQRMEEEMMKGEQSKIFIVTYKDKIIGGSACIYSEDSAYLWFSGGMRKTYALQYPGILAVWHALSDAKQRGYRHLEFMDVGLPFRKHGYREFVLRFGGKQSSTRRWFRFRWEWLNRILNKIYE, encoded by the coding sequence ATGCCTTTGAAACTGACGACATATTACCACAGGAGTGACATCCCGGAACTGCCGGGCAATAATACATTTCACTCCATCGAGTTGTTTCATATCTACGAAGCAACCCCGGGTTATACGCCCCTTCTCATTGTTGCATCAGAGGCAGGAAGGCCCTTTGCCAAGCTATTGGCGGCAATACGAAAGAGTGTTCGTTTGTTTCCACCCTCTATCATCAAGAGATGTGAAATCTATGGCACAGGAGAGTATTTTGATGAAACTGTTGACAAGGAGTTTGTCTTTGGTGAGATGTTGCAACGGTTAACGGCCGAGGCATTACGGGAGGCATTCCTTATTGAATTCCGTAACCTGGAAAACTCCCTGTTCGGTTATAAATCTTTCCGCAAAAATCATTACTTCGCCATAAACTGGCTACGGGTACGTAATTCATTACATAGCATTGAGCATGTAGAAAGCCGTTTCAGCCCCTCACGTATCCGTCAGATAAAAAAAGGATTAAAAAATGGTGCAGAAGTGCGTGAAGCTCATACTCCTGAGGAAGTACGTGCTTTTTCTCAGATGCTGCACCATGTTTATTCTTCTAAAATACGCCGCCACTTCCCCAGCAGAGTGTTCTTCCAACGCATGGAAGAAGAAATGATGAAAGGGGAGCAAAGCAAAATATTCATTGTCACTTACAAAGATAAAATCATAGGCGGTAGTGCCTGTATCTATTCCGAAGACAGTGCTTACCTTTGGTTCTCCGGTGGTATGCGCAAGACGTACGCCCTTCAATACCCGGGCATACTTGCCGTATGGCATGCTCTATCCGATGCCAAACAGCGGGGATACCGCCACCTTGAATTTATGGATGTCGGTCTCCCCTTCCGTAAGCACGGTTATCGCGAGTTTGTCCTGCGCTTTGGCGGCAAGCAAAGCAGTACTCGCCGCTGGTTCCGTTTCCGTTGGGAATGGCTGAACAGAATACTGAATAAGATTTACGAATAA
- a CDS encoding DUF4961 domain-containing protein, with translation MRRLYSFLICLLAVVAMQAQIITTTPTFPTENDEVAIIFDATKGTAGLKGFTGDVYAHTGVITNQSTGSGDWKHAPTWGDNSAKYKLTSLGNDKWQLKITPNIREYYGVKDGETVEQLAFVFRSADKSKEGKDTGGKDIFVEVHTVGLTVRFDQPAEKENILIGTPLTIKASASTASALKLYVDAVEIATEANATTISKSHTFSTAGSYTLKVEATANGKTVSVTQEVTVLNGTSTSETMPKGVRPGINYVSDTEVTLVLQAPGKKYVYVVGDFNDWTPKADYQLKQDGEYFWVTLSGLTKGEEYAFQYLVDGSVYVADPYTDKVLDPWNDQYIESTTYPNLKPYPTGKAEGIVSVLQTGQAAYNWKVKNFERPASEKLVIYEMLIRDFTEEHTFNAAKEKLEYLKNLGVNAIELMPINEFEGNTSWGYNPSFYFAVDKYYGTKNDLRAFVDECHSQGMAVIIDLVLNHSFDQSPFYLLYKDADGRPSADNPWYNQDSNIKNPSLSWGRDFNHESEYTRALVDSVAGFWMSEYKIDGFRYDFTKGFSNTPYGTNDWANGPDNARIANLKRMSAAVQKRQPGAYVIFEHLAANSEEKQLAEAGILLWRNMNHSYCQTAMGWTTENDFSGLCAGTSMPAGSLVGYMESHDEERTGFKAWKWGNTGVIASTTSKNDGISPTTGSDINLSTRTKRLATNAAFFLTVPGPKMIWQFGELGYDFSINNNSDGSKYDDQGGYRTDPKPIRWDYFEDADRKRLYETYATLLDFRHSYPELFASNTTFSWKVGIANWDNGRTLSATSTDGKSLVVVGNFALADKNFSVTFPETGTWYELLKDNEPLSVSGTTQTIAVPAHEFRLFTNFKPTQTGIETTAPDAEKPLMYYNRGIDTLVLPAGEAKRVEVYSVNGMLVMTQEKCTSVGLSALPVGYYMARAYMEDGRVQVCKIMK, from the coding sequence ATGAGAAGACTTTACTCCTTTTTAATTTGTTTGTTGGCAGTGGTTGCCATGCAAGCACAGATCATAACTACTACTCCGACTTTCCCAACGGAAAATGACGAAGTTGCCATTATCTTTGATGCAACGAAAGGTACGGCAGGGCTGAAAGGTTTTACCGGTGATGTATATGCACATACGGGAGTGATAACAAATCAAAGCACAGGTTCCGGAGATTGGAAGCACGCCCCAACTTGGGGAGATAACTCGGCGAAGTATAAATTGACTTCATTAGGAAATGATAAATGGCAACTGAAAATAACTCCAAATATTCGTGAATATTATGGTGTTAAAGATGGAGAAACTGTAGAGCAACTAGCTTTTGTTTTCCGTAGTGCGGATAAATCAAAAGAAGGCAAGGATACAGGTGGAAAAGATATCTTTGTTGAAGTACATACTGTTGGCTTGACCGTTCGCTTCGACCAACCTGCTGAAAAAGAAAATATACTTATCGGTACGCCTCTTACTATTAAAGCTTCTGCCTCTACGGCTTCTGCTTTGAAACTCTATGTGGATGCTGTTGAAATAGCTACGGAAGCTAATGCTACTACTATTTCCAAATCTCACACATTCTCAACTGCCGGGAGCTATACGTTGAAAGTAGAGGCTACAGCCAATGGTAAAACTGTTTCTGTTACACAGGAAGTAACAGTACTGAATGGAACAAGTACTTCGGAAACGATGCCCAAGGGAGTACGCCCCGGTATTAACTATGTCAGTGATACGGAAGTAACTTTGGTGTTGCAGGCTCCGGGTAAAAAGTATGTGTATGTGGTAGGTGACTTTAATGATTGGACGCCCAAAGCGGACTATCAACTGAAACAAGACGGTGAATATTTCTGGGTGACTCTTTCAGGACTGACTAAAGGAGAAGAATATGCTTTCCAATATTTGGTAGATGGTTCTGTTTATGTGGCAGACCCATATACAGATAAAGTTTTGGATCCTTGGAATGACCAGTATATTGAAAGTACGACATATCCGAATCTGAAACCTTATCCGACCGGAAAAGCAGAAGGTATTGTTTCCGTCCTGCAAACAGGACAGGCTGCTTATAACTGGAAAGTGAAGAACTTTGAGCGCCCTGCTTCTGAAAAGTTGGTTATTTACGAAATGCTGATTCGTGATTTTACTGAGGAACATACTTTTAATGCTGCGAAAGAGAAACTGGAATACTTGAAGAATCTGGGAGTAAATGCAATCGAACTGATGCCTATTAATGAGTTCGAAGGAAACACGAGCTGGGGGTATAATCCTTCATTCTATTTTGCCGTAGATAAGTATTACGGTACAAAAAATGATTTAAGAGCTTTTGTTGATGAATGTCATAGTCAAGGGATGGCTGTTATTATCGATCTTGTGCTGAATCATAGCTTTGACCAGTCTCCTTTCTATCTTTTGTATAAGGATGCGGATGGAAGACCCTCTGCTGATAATCCGTGGTATAATCAAGATTCAAATATAAAGAACCCGAGTCTTTCGTGGGGACGTGATTTTAATCACGAGAGTGAATATACCCGTGCTTTGGTAGATAGCGTAGCCGGCTTTTGGATGTCGGAATATAAAATTGATGGTTTCCGTTATGATTTTACAAAAGGATTCTCTAATACTCCTTATGGAACAAATGATTGGGCAAACGGACCGGATAATGCACGTATCGCCAACTTGAAGCGTATGTCGGCTGCCGTACAAAAGCGGCAACCGGGCGCTTACGTTATTTTTGAACATTTAGCAGCTAATAGTGAAGAGAAACAATTGGCGGAAGCTGGTATTTTATTGTGGCGCAATATGAATCATTCATATTGCCAGACAGCAATGGGATGGACTACGGAAAATGATTTCAGTGGTTTATGTGCGGGAACAAGTATGCCTGCTGGTAGTTTAGTGGGGTATATGGAGAGTCATGATGAAGAACGTACAGGGTTTAAAGCCTGGAAATGGGGAAATACCGGAGTAATAGCATCAACTACGAGTAAGAATGACGGAATAAGTCCTACAACAGGAAGTGATATTAATCTCTCTACCCGCACCAAACGTTTAGCCACTAATGCCGCCTTCTTCCTTACCGTACCCGGACCGAAGATGATCTGGCAATTTGGTGAGTTGGGATATGATTTCTCCATAAACAACAACAGTGACGGTTCTAAATATGATGATCAAGGTGGTTATCGTACCGACCCCAAACCGATACGCTGGGACTACTTTGAAGATGCTGACCGAAAAAGATTGTATGAAACGTATGCTACTCTTTTAGATTTTCGTCATTCATATCCTGAACTATTTGCTTCGAATACTACATTTAGCTGGAAAGTAGGTATTGCTAACTGGGACAATGGACGTACTTTGTCAGCTACTTCTACCGATGGAAAGTCTCTTGTAGTTGTTGGCAACTTTGCGCTGGCAGATAAGAACTTTTCTGTAACTTTCCCGGAAACAGGTACATGGTATGAACTCCTGAAAGATAATGAGCCATTGAGTGTGTCAGGTACCACACAGACTATTGCTGTTCCTGCTCATGAGTTCCGTCTCTTTACTAACTTTAAACCGACTCAGACAGGTATTGAGACTACTGCTCCTGATGCAGAAAAGCCCTTAATGTATTACAACAGGGGCATAGATACTTTGGTGCTGCCTGCCGGAGAAGCTAAACGCGTAGAAGTATATTCTGTGAATGGAATGCTGGTGATGACACAGGAAAAATGCACTTCTGTAGGTCTGTCTGCTTTGCCTGTTGGCTATTATATGGCAAGGGCTTATATGGAAGATGGCAGAGTGCAGGTTTGCAAAATAATGAAATAG
- a CDS encoding ATP-binding protein gives MEFVDRIEEQQRLIKTLNSEKPTFVVVYGRPNRTCHQISLLAKEIGLIFPDDTVHNFSGQLLNPY, from the coding sequence ATGGAATTTGTTGATAGAATAGAGGAACAGCAACGTCTGATTAAGACATTGAACAGTGAAAAGCCTACTTTTGTCGTGGTATATGGCAGACCAAACAGAACGTGCCACCAAATCAGCCTGTTGGCAAAAGAGATCGGTCTGATATTTCCGGACGACACTGTCCACAATTTTAGTGGACAATTACTAAATCCATATTAG
- a CDS encoding alpha/beta hydrolase, with protein MKMKFLFIAFTLLLCHYGIAQQTVSLGQLVEYPGFNSSIVTPRDVFVWLPSDYSPKEKYDVLYMHDGQMLFDANTTWNKQEWGIDEVVGKLLNEKKIKPCIVVGVANIPETRYADYFPQKALKNLPDSIVPGDVGFNADNYLRFLVEEVKPFIDKKYSTNKSVEHTFVMGSSMGGLISLYALCEYPEVFGGAACMSTHVPMILSNELSKEKADQWSEAFRNYLDKNLPKANSRMIYMDRGDATLDAYYPPYQDKLDSLMARKGWKTPMWISKVFPGAGHTEEDWNKRLDNPLIFLLGSERKNAICDNHDKNLSPDDYLISKFKEADIVLLAEDHGVKENLDFVRNMIPKLYENGIYMLGMEFGAYEDQRQLDSLINAPKYDEQLARQLMFNYNTRWAIVEYMSIYKAAWEWNRSLPEQARRFRILNISYRYNWEAFEKVRTPENMKKVFPLGNTEDFRCALLEREVLSCHEKILVLTGTIHAFTSYCFPYYDYTSPDFVRYEKRFLGNLLYSKYNTKVVSVALHQPFFNYPNHQPALVSPAVGKLEVIMSKYNNKPVGFDLKRSLIGELRDHSYYSMGYTDFTLADLFDGYIFLKPIKELSSCTIDYKFVNDGNWEEAVRNSPDPDWHPRPQNKKQYWETVTEFMNIKKRYENVQ; from the coding sequence ATGAAAATGAAATTCCTTTTTATAGCATTTACTTTGCTGCTATGTCATTATGGTATTGCGCAGCAAACCGTTTCTTTAGGACAACTTGTAGAGTATCCTGGCTTTAACTCTTCAATTGTCACCCCGCGTGATGTCTTTGTTTGGCTACCTTCTGATTATTCTCCAAAAGAGAAGTATGATGTTCTTTATATGCATGATGGTCAAATGCTGTTTGATGCGAATACCACTTGGAATAAGCAAGAATGGGGGATTGATGAAGTTGTAGGAAAACTCCTGAATGAAAAGAAGATCAAACCCTGTATTGTTGTAGGAGTGGCAAACATCCCGGAAACGAGATATGCAGACTACTTTCCTCAAAAAGCATTGAAGAACTTACCGGATAGTATAGTTCCGGGTGATGTGGGGTTTAATGCGGATAACTATCTTCGTTTTTTGGTAGAAGAAGTTAAGCCTTTTATTGATAAAAAGTATTCCACGAATAAAAGTGTTGAGCATACCTTTGTGATGGGTTCCAGTATGGGCGGCTTAATTTCACTATATGCACTTTGTGAATATCCGGAAGTGTTTGGAGGAGCTGCTTGTATGTCAACTCATGTCCCTATGATATTAAGTAATGAACTCTCTAAAGAAAAAGCGGACCAATGGTCGGAAGCTTTTCGGAATTATCTGGATAAGAATCTCCCAAAGGCTAACAGCCGTATGATTTATATGGATAGGGGAGATGCCACTTTAGATGCTTATTATCCTCCTTATCAAGATAAACTGGATAGTCTGATGGCGAGGAAAGGTTGGAAGACCCCCATGTGGATATCTAAGGTTTTTCCGGGAGCTGGACATACGGAGGAAGATTGGAATAAGCGTTTGGATAATCCGTTGATATTTCTTTTGGGAAGTGAAAGGAAGAATGCTATTTGTGATAATCACGATAAGAACCTTTCACCTGATGATTATTTGATATCTAAATTTAAGGAAGCAGACATTGTTTTGTTGGCTGAGGATCATGGGGTGAAAGAGAATTTGGATTTTGTTCGAAACATGATACCTAAATTGTATGAGAATGGTATTTATATGTTGGGTATGGAGTTCGGGGCATACGAAGATCAACGACAATTAGATTCATTGATAAATGCACCAAAGTATGATGAACAATTGGCTCGTCAGTTGATGTTTAATTATAATACCCGATGGGCTATCGTCGAGTATATGAGTATTTATAAGGCTGCATGGGAGTGGAATCGTTCGTTACCGGAACAAGCGAGGAGGTTCCGTATTTTGAATATCAGTTATCGGTATAATTGGGAAGCGTTTGAAAAGGTGAGAACACCGGAAAATATGAAAAAAGTTTTTCCTTTGGGGAATACGGAAGATTTCAGATGTGCACTTTTAGAACGTGAAGTGCTGTCTTGCCATGAGAAAATATTGGTTTTGACAGGGACAATTCATGCATTTACATCCTATTGTTTTCCTTATTATGATTATACTTCTCCTGATTTTGTGCGCTACGAAAAGCGCTTCTTAGGAAATTTACTCTATTCAAAATATAATACGAAAGTAGTTTCTGTGGCTTTACATCAACCTTTCTTTAATTATCCAAATCATCAGCCTGCATTGGTTTCTCCAGCAGTAGGAAAATTGGAAGTGATAATGAGCAAATACAACAATAAACCTGTTGGTTTTGATTTGAAGAGGTCGCTTATAGGAGAATTACGTGATCATAGTTACTACTCAATGGGGTATACAGACTTTACTTTAGCAGATTTATTTGATGGATATATATTTCTTAAACCTATAAAGGAATTATCTTCCTGCACTATTGACTATAAATTTGTGAATGATGGAAATTGGGAAGAGGCTGTTCGTAATAGTCCTGATCCGGATTGGCATCCGCGTCCACAGAACAAAAAGCAGTATTGGGAGACAGTGACAGAATTCATGAATATTAAAAAGAGGTATGAAAACGTCCAATGA